One stretch of Wolbachia endosymbiont of Armadillidium arcangelii DNA includes these proteins:
- the yajC gene encoding preprotein translocase subunit YajC, which translates to MFISEVFAADATSNVSTSFASFIPLILIFVVFYFLIIRPNHKKLKEHRRMIDQIKRGDKVITSSGIIGEISKVDEASAQFIIEIAPKVEIKILKSAISEVLNKEIQKVVAKPIEKGKIEKNDKKNKLEESKKGKNAS; encoded by the coding sequence ATGTTCATTTCTGAAGTCTTTGCAGCAGATGCAACTAGCAATGTATCGACATCTTTTGCTAGTTTTATTCCACTCATTTTAATATTTGTGGTATTTTATTTTCTCATTATTCGCCCAAATCACAAAAAACTAAAGGAACATAGAAGGATGATAGATCAAATAAAACGCGGTGATAAGGTCATTACTTCTAGTGGAATAATAGGTGAAATTAGCAAAGTTGATGAGGCAAGTGCGCAGTTTATAATAGAAATAGCACCAAAAGTTGAAATAAAAATCCTGAAGTCTGCTATATCTGAAGTCTTAAACAAAGAAATTCAAAAAGTAGTAGCTAAACCTATTGAAAAAGGCAAGATTGAAAAGAATGACAAAAAAAACAAACTAGAGGAAAGTAAAAAGGGCAAAAATGCTTCATAA